CTCAAGGGCTACCCGCGCAACGTGGTGCCCTCGACGATCGTGCTCGACCGCCGGCACCGCGTGGCCGCGGTCTTCCTCACTGCCCTGCTCGCCGGCGACCTGCTGCCCGTGGTGCGGCGTCTGTCCGCCGAACCGACCACCCCGCAAGGACAGCCCTCGTGAACCTGACCGACCTGGCCGTGTCCGGGCCGCTGCTGCTGGCCGCACTGCTGGCCATCGCCGCCGGGGCGGTGTCGTTCGCCTCCCCGTGCTGCCTGCCCCTGGTGCCGGGCTACCTCGCCTACCTCGCCGGCCTGGTCGGCGCCGAACCCCCGGCCGTCACCGGCGACCAGGCGCGCCAGCCGGCGCGTGGGCGGTGGCGAGTCGCAGGCGCCGCGCTGCTGTTCGTGCTCGGGTTCACCGTCGTGTTCACTGCCACGACCATGGCGGTGCTCGGTGCGTCGGACGCGCTACTGGCCAACGAGCAGCTGCTGCAACGCCTCGGCGGCGTTGTCACGATCGCGATGGGCCTGGTGTTCCTCGGCATGTTCCCGGTGCTGCAACGTGGCATGAAGCTGCGGCACACGCCCCGCGACGGGCTCT
The sequence above is a segment of the Amycolatopsis sp. 2-15 genome. Coding sequences within it:
- a CDS encoding cytochrome c biogenesis CcdA family protein, which gives rise to MNLTDLAVSGPLLLAALLAIAAGAVSFASPCCLPLVPGYLAYLAGLVGAEPPAVTGDQARQPARGRWRVAGAALLFVLGFTVVFTATTMAVLGASDALLANEQLLQRLGGVVTIAMGLVFLGMFPVLQRGMKLRHTPRDGLWGAPLLGAVYGLGWTPCLGPTLAGVIALASGTQVGPTTWRGLLLITAYCLGLGLPFIALALGARWAVNATSWVRRHIRRVQQIGGVLLLAIGIALVTGLWGEIIAWLRGPISGFAVPI